In the genome of Anabas testudineus chromosome 4, fAnaTes1.2, whole genome shotgun sequence, one region contains:
- the LOC113152547 gene encoding vicilin-like seed storage protein At2g18540 → MTMSRQQSQLQAEMEIKLLFKLTSEERRKELRKETFRDLKEMELARRRREAEEGLYTQRKERTEQESKAQQREEKVFEKETGQTMQKERLQWEQVMMVEKPITSSTSTPDELKKKQQRRRKEAERYCCRQSSNNEARVKTLISEHKSQVHVKRGALMNNWVGKQQTGCHSVPEEPIQHLSAERSLKSQVSSKPLHWLQRLKTRLSSDKDQDQMEEEEACKLKERYAEVLKNRSSGHLYEQFSCLSMSRNSILKKTFF, encoded by the exons TTAAATTGACctcagaggagagaaggaaggaactTAGAAAAGAAACATTCAGAGATTTGAAGGAAATGGAGCTGGCCcgcaggaggagagaggctgAGGAAGGGCTTTacacacagaggaaagaaagaactgAGCAGGAGAGCAAGGcccagcagagagaggagaaggtgtttgagaaagaaacaggacaGACAATGCAGAAAGAGAGGCTTCAGTGGGAACAAGTGATGATGGTGGAGAAGCCCATCACAAGCTCCACATCCACTCCGGATGAAttgaaaaagaagcagcagagaaggcGCAAGGAGGCTGAACGCTACTGTTGTCGGCAGAGCTCTAACAATGAAGCCAGGGTAAAGACCCTGATCTCTGAGCACAAGAGCCAGGTGCATGTAAAAAGAGGAGCTCTGATGAACAACTGGGTTGGGAAGCAACAAACAGGCTGTCACAGTGTGCCAGAGGAGCCCATCCAGCACCTGTCTGCTGAGAGAAGCCTCAAGTCTCAAG TATCCTCTAAGCCCCTGCATTGGCTGCAGAGGCTGAAGACTAGACTCTCATCTGATAAGGACCAGGAtcagatggaggaggaggaggcttgTAAGCTCAAAGAGCGCTATGCAGAGGTCTTAAAGAACAGGAGCTCCGGCCATTTGTACGAGCAGTTCAGCTGTCTGTCCATGTCTAGAAACAGCATCCTCAAAAAAACCTTCTTTTGA